Proteins from a genomic interval of Xiphias gladius isolate SHS-SW01 ecotype Sanya breed wild chromosome 23, ASM1685928v1, whole genome shotgun sequence:
- the LOC120785518 gene encoding solute carrier family 25 member 53-like: MTGIPDHKQDNEDLRHSMVRFQSYLHGGTSSLLSAIPTLIVFPVYKTVFRQQIHNSPVHQAVGQLYKEGPVKLYRGVAPPLLMRTLNGTLLFGLQDTLLHQLSLSSQNVISTSALPALAGFGAGVVEAVVFTPFERVQNLLQNGRNDHQLPTLKSVLVRLRAQRLALGYYRAFLPITARNALGSSLYFGLKGPICAVVAGQGLSPVASSFISGTLTSMAISLALYPLSVLVANMQAQAGGEGKGVVACWRMLWKSRQQSVALLYRGGSLVILRSCITWGITTAIYDRQEKRSA, translated from the coding sequence ATGACAGGAATTCCTGATCATAAACAAGATAATGAGGACCTTAGGCACTCCATGGTTCGTTTCCAGAGCTACTTGCATGGCGGGACATCCAGCTTGCTGTCCGCCATCCCCACCCTCATCGTCTTTCCTGTCTACAAGACTGTCTTCCGGCAGCAAATCCACAACAGCCCAGTCCACCAGGCAGTGGGGCAGCTCTACAAAGAGGGGCCTGTGAAGCTCTACAGGGGTGTGGCCCCACCATTGCTGATGAGGACTCTGAATGGCACGCTGCTGTTTGGCCTGCAGGACACCCTCCTCCACCAACTCTCCCTGTCATCCCAAAATGTCATCTCCACCTCTGCCCTGCCTGCTCTGGCTGGGTTTGGTGCAGGTGTGGTAGAAGCAGTGGTTTTCACCCCATTCGAGCGCGTCCAAAACCTACTGCAGAACGGCCGGAACGACCATCAACTACCCACCCTGAAGAGTGTTCTGGTCAGGCTGCGGGCACAGAGGCTGGCCTTAGGGTACTACAGGGCCTTTCTGCCCATCACAGCCCGCAATGCTCTCGGCAGCTCCCTCTACTTTGGCCTCAAGGGGCCCATATGCGCTGTTGTGGCGGGACAGGGGCTCTCTCCAGTGGCCTCCTCCTTCATCTCAGGGACGCTGACCTCCATGGCAATCAGCTTGGCTCTGTACCCACTCTCTGTGCTCGTGGCAAACATGCAGGCACAGGcgggaggagaggggaaagggGTCGTGGCTTGTTGGAGGATGCTGTGGAAATCTCGGCAGCAGAGTGTGGCTCTGCTGTACCGAGGAGGCTCCCTCGTTATTTTGAGATCGTGCATCACATGGGGAATCACCACTGCTATCTATGACAGGCAGGAGAAACGTTCAGCCTGA